The window CTTGTTCTATTCAGAattaaggctttttttttttcttttcttctggtAAAGCCTTTTGGGTAAAGTTATGGTGTCTTTGTTTTAAGTGACGTGTCTATGAGTCTATATGTAAGTGATATAGAACAAGCCGATCTTTTGATATACGTACATTTTTAGCAATGGGAGTTTGTTAGGAAAGGTATGTGGTATATGTATGTATTCCATATCATCCAATATGAGTTACATAACATATGAGAACTTGTCTCTTCTTCCTGATTATATATTCTCTACTGTCGTACTTAAGTGGCTAGTAAGTAAAGGATCATTTAGCATATATATGTACTAGTAAATATCAAGGTTTGTTGAATGTTTACAATGTTGTTTTCCAAGTCAACCCATTGAGTGAGATGACAAATCTTCCTCTGTTCGCAACAACCACGTTGTTTTACACTTATTCCCAAATTAAAGcatccttcaaaaaaaaaaaaaggtactttCATGTATGCGTACACATACAAACGCATCCTATAAATTGATGTGAGTGAAGAATAATTTCAATATCACAAGCaaagcatttatatatttatatgtgttaTGTACAATGTCTCTTGTGTTAttattagattgttttattCCGCATATATCTTTCTAAATCGGTGTTCTTGATTGATCAATTACTCCTGTCGTGTGTTGTTGGCATTATTGAATCATCAACATTTGCTCGAATCCGGAAACTCTTCCAATTATTAAATATTGCTAGAAATATCATTATCTAGATTCTTATCTCTCTTTTGAGTTTGTTGGCATTATTATCAATTTTTTCNNNNNNNNNNNNNNNNNNNNNNNNNNNNNNNNNNNNNNNNNNNNNNNNNNNNNNNNNNNNNNNNNNNNNNNNNNNNNNNNNNNNNNNNNNNNNNNNNNNNNNNNNNNNNNNNNNNNNNNNNNNNNNNNNNNNNNNNNNNNNNNNNNNNNNNNNNNNNNNNNNNNNNNNNNNNNNNNNNNNNNNNNNNNNNNNNNNNNNNNNNNNNNNNNNNNNNNNNNNNNNNNNNNNNNNNNNNNNNNNNNNNNNNNNNNNNNNNNNNNNNNNNNNNNNNNNNNNNNNNNNNNNNNNNNNNNNNNNNNNNNNNNNNNNNNNNNNNNNNNNNNNNNNNNNNNNNNNNNNNNNNNNNNNNNNNNNNNNNNNNNNNNNNNNNNNNNNNNNNNNNNNNNNNNNNNNNNNNNNNNNNNNNNNNNNNNNNNNNNNNNNNNNNNNNNNNNNNNNNNNNNNNNNNNNNNNNNNNNNNNNNNNNNNNNNNNNNNNNNNNNNNNNNNNNNNNNNNNNNNNNNNNNNNNNNNNNNNNNNNNNNNNNNNNNNNNNNNNNNNNNNNNNNNNNNNNNNNNNNNNNNNNNNNNNNNNNNNNNNNNNNNNNNNNNNNNNNNNNNNNNNNNNNNNNNNNNNNNNNNNNNNNNNNNNNNNNNNNNNNNNNNNNNNNNNNNNNNNNNNNNNNNNNNNNNNNNNNNNNNNNNNNNNNNNNNNNNNNNNNNNNNNNNNNNNNNNNNNNNNNNNNNNNNNNNNNNNNNNNNNNNNNNNNNNNNNNNNNNNNNNNNNNNNNNNNNNNNNNNNNNNNNNNNNNNNNNNNNNNNNNNNNNNNNNNNNNNNNNNNNNNNNNNNNNNNNNNNNNNNNNNNNNNNNNNNNNNNNNNNNNNNNNNNNNNNNNNNNNNNNNNNNNNNNNNNNNNNNNNNNNNNNNNNNNNNNNNNNNNNNNNNNNNNNNNNNNNNNNNNNNNNNNNNNNNNNNNNNNNNNNNNNNNNNNNNNNNNNNNNNNNNNNNNNNNNNNNNNNNNNNNNNNNNNNNNNNNNNNNNNNNNNNNNNNNNNNNNNNNNNNNNNNNNNNNNNNNNNNNNNNNNNNNNNNNNNNNNNNNNNNNNNNNAGAGCTGCCACAACCTCAACCACCAATGGCTCCGGTGTCATCTTCTGGATCTCTCCAGGCTCTTTCCATAACGGACCTCCCGACGATATCGCCGTCCCTCTACGACCTCTCCTCCTTTTTCGAGCCGGTCATGTCCTCCACGTGGGCAATGCAGCAACAACCACGACCGTCTGATCATGTCTTCGGCGTCCCGTCATCGTCCAGCATCATCGGCGGAGGTGGTGAGCTCCAAGCACTGGCCCGTGAGTTTATTCACGGTGGACAAATGCCAGCTCAGCCATCGCTGGGAACCGGTGGTTCTGCCTCAACAGTGATAAAACGAGAATGATGTTATTTTTACAAATGTTGGTTTATTTGGACGTTAATTAAGAGATCTATAGTTAGCTAGCCATACGTTTCTCcttgtaatatatttatatatttgttcgAATTCGTATTTAAATTTGTTGgctaaaatgttaatataaaaactatGGTATTAGCAATatgtttttcatttcatttttatgtACTTTGTGTTTtcgaatttatatattttcatcccGACCCGTGTAATGTAATGACTACGTACAATACAAACATATTTAGGCTTACAGAAAAAcaatcaataatacaaaaaaaaaagaagttatcaAAGGTgatcttttttgtattttaattagttgtttAGGTCTCTTCGATTCGATGAACTAATCTATGGCGTTAGACTCCGAAGAAGCTCACGCGAGGAGGGTTTGAAAATGCTACTGGTAAAAATCTccttactctgtttttctttcctACTAAGTCCTATGGGCTGTAATGGGTTCGACGAAAGTGTCTTGTTTATCAAACAGTAATATGTACACCCAACCCGGTTCCATGAGCAGCGCTATATGCCTGTGCGAGAGACTCTTGTAGTCATCCACCACtatctctatatattttctacTCAGACCAGCATCTCTAGAAGCATGCATTAACATAATTCAccggatttttattttaaagtaacaAATTGTTTGATTACAAATATGTCACTGTTGAGACTGAGTGAGCGAATGGAGGGTTGAGCtaagcaaaatatataattgttgatgatatataaattaattagtgtAATACTTGAGAGAGAAACATTGTGACAGAGCCTTACAAGACAATATATCACCATTGGAAAACTTCAAAGCTATTACTAAAGACTTGCTATGGTAAAAAACTTAATTGCTTGAATTCAAATTCAAGTAATCAAgaatttccttcttttttttaaaaaaccttatgATTATCTCAATCTGCAACTTCCTATTACTATATGCATATAATGACTTATAAGTACATTATGTGTATAATCTATGTTATCACCAAAGTAGAAACAATTATAGATATAGCAACTGACCGCTGTTTCCCTTCTAAGACACCCACCATAcgaactaatatattttaaaaaaagataagttaaaaactctattatagTAATACAATATCGCATGTGTGGTCTGGTCTACTTGGGATTAACTGAGATTAAACACTTTAactaatctgtttttttctttctttcacatTTCTCCATTTGTAATAAGTAATCTAAAACGTTCAAGCACATACGGTATTCTTATTCTCTATTAATAGAGGAGAATGTGTCATCTTCTCATTACTCAATAACCAAActtatcatatacatataaacataATGGGAAGGTCAAAATATtcatgtcatcatcatcttctcgttcttattattcttcttcttgaagttCTTTGGATATCACCAGGAGGATATACTTCAGCCGAAGATGAACATGCAAAGGTAAAAAATATACAACTCCAGCTTGTTTATCATTATTAGagtgtaaaaaaacaaattgatgttGCAAAGGAGAATTTACTTTTGAAActcttaatttataataaagGATTTCTATATCATATACTTGGGAGATGGACCGGATAATACAGACGAAGCTATCAAGGCACACATAAATCTCCTATCGTCTTTGAATATAAGGTACATAattacacacatatattttatttttataagaaaattaatgcGGCGTAACATGCATTTGATCGACTAATCTTTCTACAGccaagaagaagcaagagataGAAAGGTACATAGTTACACTAAAGCCTTCAATGCTTTTGCTGCCAATCTTTCTCCAAATGAATCCAAGAAGATGATGGGTAATTCACTTGATAGtcataacaaaataatgaacatccattcatataaattttaaagtatatataataatctGAAAAAATGGTGCAGAGATGGAAGAAGTTGTTGGTGTGTATCGAAATGAATATCGCCAACTCCACACAACAAAATCATGGGATTTCGTTGNCTTCTTCTTGAAGTTCTTTGGATATCACCAGGAGGATATACTTCAGCCGAAGATGAACATGCAAAGGTAAAAAATATACAACTCCAGCTTGTTTATCATTATTAGagtgtaaaaaaacaaattgatgttGCAAAGGAGAATTTACTTTTGAAActcttaatttataataaagGATTTCTATATCATATACTTGGGAGATGGACCGGATAATACAGACGAAGCTATCAAGGCACACATAAATCTCCTATCGTCTTTGAATATAAGGTACATAattacacacatatattttatttttataagaaaattaatgcGGCGTAACATGCATTTGATCGACTAATCTTTCTACAGccaagaagaagcaagagataGAAAGGTACATAGTTACACTAAAGCCTTCAATGCTTTTGCTGCCAATCTTTCTCCAAATGAATCCAAGAAGATGATGGGTAATTCACTTGATAGtcataacaaaataatgaacatccattcatataaattttaaagtatatataataatctGAAAAAATGGTGCAGAGATGGAAGAAGTTGTTGGTGTGTATCGAAATGAATATCGCCAACTCCACACAACAAAATCATGGGATTTCGTTGGACTTCCTCTAACAGCAAAAAGACAtgtaaaaacagagagagatgtTATTATTGGTGTTCTTGATACAggtcttaattaatttatatatgttgtgtttgttgttaCTCAACTCATACATACGCTTGCTTGATTTGATCATATATACATTGATATGAAAATTAACAGAACCTTCCTATACAAATACACTACAATATAATCAGGAATAACGCCAGAGTCAGAGAGTTTCCAGGACCATGGTCTCGGCCCTCCCCCGGCTAAATGGAAAGGATCATGTGGACCGTATACAAATTTCACCGGATGCAACAAGTAATATATactattactttttttttttaataccaacTAGGTTTAaccccgtggtgtaccacggacaattttttaaaaaaacttttgaatatattataaatagattaagtttctttgagttttagtataaatgttagattgttatatatgtgtgtgttctcacagtaattaataaaaatgttaagatagatattcattatatattaaaataactcaaatgtgaaataatctatatccgaatatatttgtttggttacaaaaattctaaaacaatttttaaaatatatattcgtttataaaaattcaaatcaattttttttttgccatccACATTATATCATatgctaaaaaaatctaaaattttattaacttaatatattaaatagtaatttaaataattaaatataagattatgtaaaagtgaaaggagaattatattttaatctaacatattgttttaaattagatagatagattttaagaaattaatattatcaaataaagaaatcattgtgtttggttgttgtaGAGAATTcagttgagacttgtttggatacgaagaaaaaaaaggatgacACGAAAatatactccaaaaatgttaaatagttcttttttcttttagataCTCCCAAGTTTGATCCTATCTAAGCAACATGAATTCTTAATTAACCAAACTACATCAGggaaaatataaacttttaaacaaaAAGGGAGTTGGctgattgattttaaaagtttagggTGCTTAGAAGAATTATGCGTTAAGATAAGGGTTCTAATTGGAAACTTTAAACTTGAACAGCAAAATAATCGGCGCCAAGTACTTCAAGCACGACGGCAATGTGCCTACCGGCGAAATCCGATCACCGATCGATATCGACGGCCATGGGACACACACGTCATCAACCGTAGCCGGCGTTCTAGTCTCAAACGCCAGTCTCTATGGCATAGCAAACGGTACCGCCCGCGGCGCGGTTCCGTCGGCGAGGCTGGCGATGTACAAGGTTTGTTGGGCGAGATCAGGCTGTGCCGACATGGACATCCTCGCTGGCTTCGAGGCGGCGATTCACGACGGCGTTGACATAATCTCCATCTCTATCGGCGGTCCAATCGCGGATTACTCTTCCGATTCGATATCGGTAGGGTCGTTTCACGCGATGAGGAAAGGGATCCTAACGGTGGCGTCCGCCGGGAACGACGGACCGAGCTCAGGGACTGTAACGAACCATGAGCCGTGGATATTGACGGTTGCGGCAAGCGGAATCGATCGGACGTTCAAGAGCAAGATAGATCTCGGCAACGGCAAATCATTCTCTGTAaggaaaaatctcaaaaaatcgTTCTAAATTAATTTAAGGGGTTAAATCGATAAAATCCAATTTTAAAGGGTTTTAAATTGTTGATGATTGCAAAAAAAAGGGGATGGGAATAAGCATGTTTAACCCAAAAGCCAAGTCGTATCCGCTTGTAAGTGGCGTTGATGCTGCTAAGACCAAAGACGACAAGTACTTAGCCAGGTAGATAATATATATCTGATAAGACCACAAAGAGCTATAAAATGagacatttttgtttgttgttgatgcGTTAAAAAAAGGTACTGCTTCTCTGATTCTTTGGACCGAAAGAAGGTGAAAGGGAAAGTGATGGTGTGTAGAATGGGAGGAGGTGGTGTGGAGTCGACTGTTAAAAGCTATGGAGgtgctggtgccatcattgttAATGATCAGTATCTTGATAACGCTCAGATTTTCATGGCACCAGCCACAAGTGTTAATAGCTCCATTGGTGATGCCATCTACGGTTATATCAACTCCACAAGGTCcttgttgatttcttttttttttttggatactGAGGAATCTTGGGAGAAGAACAATTTTGTGTTCATCTTTTCAGCTTACTCTTTGCTTttgctcttttttctttctcagatcACCATCGGCTGTGATTCAGAAAACCCGGCAAGTGACAGTCCCTGCTCCCTTTGTTGCTTCTTTTTCATCAAGAGGTCCCAACCCGGGATCAACACGCCTTCTCAAGGTTCATATGACCTTATCAAACATCATCTGACTAGAGAATTTTGGacaaactataattttttttggggtgaaTTTCTAGCCCGATATCGCTGCACCCGGGATTGATATATTGGCGGCCTTCATTCTCAAGAGATCATTGACTGGATTAGATGGTGACACCCAATTCTCAAAATTCACCATCCTGTCTGGTACCTCAATGGCATGCCCCCATGTTGCTGGTGTAGCTGCTTACGTCAAGTCTTTTCATCCTGATTGGACACCTGCTGCCATCAAATCCGCCatcatcacctcaggtaacttgGTTTTGGTTCTCTTGGAAatggaaaacagagaaaacactAACAAACAtgtatttctctgttttttttttttggcagcaaAACCGATAAGCAGTAGGGTGAACAAGGACGCAGAGTTCGCTTATGGAGGAGGCCAAATAAACCCAAGACGAGCGGCTAGCCCTGGCTTAGTCTACGACATGGACGACATGTCCTATATTCAGTTCTTGTGTGGAGAAGGCTACAACGCAACcactctagctccactagtgGGGTCACGCTCCGTGAGCTGTTCCTCCATTGTCCCTGGACTCGGCCACGACTCCCTCAACTACCCAACAATCCAACTGACGTTGAGATCTGCCAAAACGTCCACACTGGCTGTGTTCAGGCGGAGAGTGACCAACGTGGGACCAGCGTCTTCGGTGTACAACGTGACCGTGAGGGCACCCAAAGGAGTAGAAATAACGGTGGAGCCACAGAGTTTGACGTTCTCAAAAGTATCACAGAAGAGGAGCTTCAAAGTGGTGGTGAAGGGCAAACAAATGAGTCCTGGAAAGATTGTGTCAGGCTTGCTCGTGTGGAAGAGTCCACGTCACTCTGTTCGGAGCCCCATTGTTATCTACAGTCCTAGTTCGGATTGATCATTGAATTAGGAATCTTATTACATCCTCTCATCAATAAACATTTACTTAGCGATGTAATCAATCTTCTCCATTTCCACTGTGTCTATATAAACATTTCGttcgttttaaattttaacccaACCAAACTTATAGAGTCTTTGGGCCCATTATGAGCCCATAACGCTAAACACAATGGGTGGGTGAGACCCTAAAAAGCTCTTCTTgagctttcttctctctttgggGGATGTCAACCAATGGAAGAAGCTTGTGTACCGGAGGAGGTGCTTCAGCCGCTGCTCATTGCTTCGGATTTATCCTACTCTTTAGAAGATTGCTTGAAGTTTCTTCTAGAGTCTTCCAAGACCGATTCAGGCCGCTCCGATCTCGCTTCCAAGGCTATCCTTCCCTGTATCCTAcgtcttcttcagcttcttccttCCCGCCACCActatctcaatctctctctcaaggtCCTCCGCAACCTCTGCGCCGGCGAGGCTTCGAATCAAAACTCTTTCGTCGACCACGGCGGTTCTGCTATCCTCTCCGGCTTGCTTGCCGAGAGAACCAAACCCACCGAGGAGGAGGATTTCGAGACTGTTCGATTCGGGTTGCAGGTTCTAGCCAACGTTGTATTGTTCGGAGAGGAGAAACGTCAGAGAGATGTGTGGCTTCGGTTTTTCCCGGAGAGGTTCTTGTCAATCGCCAAGATTAGGAGGCTTGAGACCTGTGATCCTCTATGTATGATTTTGTATGCTTGCTTTGATGGATGCTCTGAGCTTGCTTCTGAGCTTTGCACCAGTGATGGCCTCACCATCGTTGCTGAAACTATACGGACTTCATTCATCTTCCGGTAATAAataattgtttgtttattatatctCTCTGATTTGAGAGGCCAAATTTTAGTTGAGAGGATCTTTTGtctgatttgaaaaaaaaaaccaaatctttttgtaattgtttgtttgtagTTGGGTCTGTGGATGATTATTGGCTCAAGTTACTGGTTTCGAGAATCTGTGTTGAAGAAGACCATTGTTTCCCACAGCTCTTCTCCAAATTATACAACAAGGATGCCGAAGATGAGACCAGGTTTACATCAGAGCAAGCTTTTCTTCTGAGGATGGTGTCTGATATTGCAAATGAGAGGATAGGAAAAGTGTCAATCCCCAAGAACACAACTTCTTCCGTTCTAGGATTATTCAAGAAATCTGTCgatgtttttgattttgcttcAAGTGAAAGATCCGAGCTTCCTACGGGTTCAACTATAGTAGACGTAATGGGTTACTCTCTGGTAATAATAAGGGATGCTTGCGCTGGAGGAAGCCTTGAAGAGCTCAACAAGGACAACAAGGATTCAGTTGATAATGTCGAATTGCTCTTGTCCTCTGGACTGATTGATCTCCTCCTTGATCTGCTTCGCAAACTTGATCCTCCGACAACAATAAACCAGAGTcctagttcttcttcttcttcttcttcagtaaGCCCCTGTCCGTACAGAGGATTCAGGAGAGATATAGTGTCTGTGATTGGGAACTGCGCCTACAGAAGGAAAGAGGTACAAGATGAGATTAGGGTGAGAGATGGGCTCGTCCTAATGCTGCAGCAGTGCGTGACAGATGATGACAACCCTTTCTTGAGAGAATGGGGCTTGTGGTGTGTGAGAAATCTGCTGGAAGGGAACCCAGAGAACCAGCAAGTGGTCGCGGAGCTGGAGATTCAAGGATCTGCGGATGTGCCTCAACTCCGTGAAATTGGTCTCAGAGTCGAAATTGATCCTAAAACTTCCAGACCAAAGCTTGTCAATGACACCTGAAGCTTCAATGATgtaatatgatttcttttattcTAGTTAGAATTAGGATTATGTGGTTTCTTTGTTCACTAAATAATTTAGCTGATGTAATTCATTTCCATTTCAATAAATCTTATTTACTGCAAAGGGGACAAAGCTAATTCCCCTATTATGTATGGggttgaaatttgaaaatataagaaagctGTGTTTTCAATCAACTTGAGGAGTAGAAACTTCAACCTTTGTTTATGTACAGCGCCCCAAATAATTTAACAATCTTTCAATTCATAACAATCTTACACACACTAgattcttcagctccaaaaAGGAATGTAAGGGAAATATtgcagacatatatatatatatattcactagaATTAGTACCTGCCAATATAGAATTCTTTATGTAGCGGCGCCGGTTGGAACTCCTTGTGGCCACATTGGAATGACAATATATGCAGCAAACCATTCCTTTGATCTGATATTATCAGCAAACGCAATTTCCATAGGAATCAAATCAGGTTGTTTGCACCTCTACATGACGGTCAACAATAATGCTTAATAAACAACCTTAAAGAGATGACCATTAATGTCTCAAGTTGAGAATAATGCTCCCAACAATGcttaattttttaatcaaacgACACTATGAAATGTCAAAATCGCAAGCAACAAAGTTAATGAAATTAAGAAAGTGATCAAACATTGTATCTGTTTCTGTAGTATAAATCCATGATTCCCATTCATTGGGAAAACTAGCAGGAGTCCgaaaataatcaaacataattttttaggtAGACATTCAAGTTGGATTTAAGACTAGTAATCTAGATAATATAACATGAAACGTTATCAAAATACCACCAATTCTCAAccgttgcaaaaaaaaaaactgaggtttcttctttctttctctttgtcttctGTCTCTCTCGACCGACGTCTTCTTCTGGCTTTCAAAACTCTCCCTCTAAAACCACCCTAAATCTAGCAGTACAGTACCTTTTATATTTCAACAAACACAATATAAaaggaaggagaaagaaagaaggcaTATTGCTCATGGATGAGAGAACCATCGATGCTTCTACGTTGTTAACGCAACGCCGGAGAATGGAAACAGCGGTGGTCGTGTCGTGACGACTGAGGATTCGTCTAGCCGGAGGGCATTTCAAGAATATCCTGCGGAACCCGGTAACGTGCGGTCAAATGCTCTACATAAGTTAACAAAATTACAGAACCTTCATAAACTCGAACGGTATTTGAGTTCTTGAAGTTCAAGTTAGCTTATTGTGATGATTCTGGTTTTTTGATACATTTTAAGTGGTTTTGTTGTGGCTGTGTTTTAAAGCCGACTGAAGATAAAGGAAAGGAGTATGTATGGTTCAACTATCAAATCTGGGAAGCTTAGatatggtttggtttgtgaGAGAGACTAGTAAAATCATTAGTTATTgtgtttttctctttgcttCATCAACTGTATTGAATGATCACTAATTA is drawn from Camelina sativa cultivar DH55 chromosome 8, Cs, whole genome shotgun sequence and contains these coding sequences:
- the LOC104705284 gene encoding subtilisin-like protease SBT4.14, encoding MGRSKYSCHHHLLVLIILLLEVLWISPGGYTSAEDEHAKDFYIIYLGDGPDNTDEAIKAHINLLSSLNISQEEARDRKVHSYTKAFNAFAANLSPNESKKMMEMEEVVGVYRNEYRQLHTTKSWDFVGLPLTAKRHVKTERDVIIGVLDTGITPESESFQDHGLGPPPAKWKGSCGPYTNFTGCNNKIIGAKYFKHDGNVPTGEIRSPIDIDGHGTHTSSTVAGVLVSNASLYGIANGTARGAVPSARLAMYKVCWARSGCADMDILAGFEAAIHDGVDIISISIGGPIADYSSDSISVGSFHAMRKGILTVASAGNDGPSSGTVTNHEPWILTVAASGIDRTFKSKIDLGNGKSFSGMGISMFNPKAKSYPLVSGVDAAKTKDDKYLARYCFSDSLDRKKVKGKVMVCRMGGGGVESTVKSYGGAGAIIVNDQYLDNAQIFMAPATSVNSSIGDAIYGYINSTRSPSAVIQKTRQVTVPAPFVASFSSRGPNPGSTRLLKPDIAAPGIDILAAFILKRSLTGLDGDTQFSKFTILSGTSMACPHVAGVAAYVKSFHPDWTPAAIKSAIITSAKPISSRVNKDAEFAYGGGQINPRRAASPGLVYDMDDMSYIQFLCGEGYNATTLAPLVGSRSVSCSSIVPGLGHDSLNYPTIQLTLRSAKTSTLAVFRRRVTNVGPASSVYNVTVRAPKGVEITVEPQSLTFSKVSQKRSFKVVVKGKQMSPGKIVSGLLVWKSPRHSVRSPIVIYSPSSD
- the LOC104705285 gene encoding ataxin-10-like, with translation MEEACVPEEVLQPLLIASDLSYSLEDCLKFLLESSKTDSGRSDLASKAILPCILRLLQLLPSRHHYLNLSLKVLRNLCAGEASNQNSFVDHGGSAILSGLLAERTKPTEEEDFETVRFGLQVLANVVLFGEEKRQRDVWLRFFPERFLSIAKIRRLETCDPLCMILYACFDGCSELASELCTSDGLTIVAETIRTSKSFCNCLFVVGSVDDYWLKLLVSRICVEEDHCFPQLFSKLYNKDAEDETRFTSEQAFLLRMVSDIANERIGKVSIPKNTTSSVLGLFKKSVDVFDFASSERSELPTGSTIVDVMGYSLVIIRDACAGGSLEELNKDNKDSVDNVELLLSSGLIDLLLDLLRKLDPPTTINQSPSSSSSSSSVSPCPYRGFRRDIVSVIGNCAYRRKEVQDEIRVRDGLVLMLQQCVTDDDNPFLREWGLWCVRNLLEGNPENQQVVAELEIQGSADVPQLREIGLRVEIDPKTSRPKLVNDT